The genomic DNA CCACGAAACCATGGACCGGCGGGTGTGGGCGGCCATGCTGTTGCTGCTGGCCGGGGGCGTGGCGCTGGTGGTGGACCAGGGGCGCCTCGGTGGCGTGGAGCTGGCCGGCCTGCTGGCGGTGTTGCTGGCCACCATGGCCTGGGGGGCGGACAACACCTTGTCGCGCGCCCTGGCCGAGCGCGACCCGGCGCAGGTGGTGCTGGTCAAGGCGGCACTGGGCGCCTGCGCCACGGCGCTGCTGGCCTGGGGCTTGGGCGAGCCCTTGCCCACTGCGGCGGCGGCCTGGGGCCTGGTGGCCGTGGGGGCCACGGGCTACGGGCTCAGCCTGCGTTGCTACCTGCTGGCGCAACGCGCGTTTGGTGCGGCGCGCACCGGCTCGGTGTTTGCGTTTGCGCCGTTCATTGGCGCAGTGCTGGCGTTTGCCATGGGCGACCGCAGTGCCGGTGGGCTGGTGGTGGTGGGCGGCCTGCTGATGGTGGCCGGGGTGGTGTTGCACCTGGCAGAGACGCATGAGCACCCGCACGACCACGACGCCCTGGAGCACGAACACGCACATCGGCATGACGACGGGCACCACAACCACCGCCACGACCCGATGCCGCAGGGCAGCCACAGCCATGGGCACCAGCACGGGCCGCAGACGCACACCCATGCGCATGTGCCCGACGCCCACCACACGCACCGGCATTGACTGAATCACACAGCATTTGGCTTGCAGCCACGGGGCAAAATACGCCTCGACGCGGGGCATCCCGCACTGTTTCCCAGACACTGGCCCTTGCGGTTTCCTTTTGTTCTCGGCCTGTCTGACAGGCATCCACCATGAATTTCAACGACTTTGCCGACGACGCTGAAGACACCGCGCACACCCCCGCGCAGCGTGCGGCCGCCGCATCGCGCAGCACCTGGGTGAGTGTGGGCGTCAACCTGGTGTTGTCCACCATCCAGATCGTGGTGGGGGTGCTGGCCAAATCCCAGGGCCTGATTGCCGACGGCATCCACTCGCTGTCCGACCTGGTGGCCGATTTCGTGGTGCTGTTCGCCAACCACCATGCCCAAAAAGACGCTGACGAGGGCCACCCCTACGGCCACCACCGCTTCGAGACGGCGGCCTCGCTGGTGCTGGGCCTGTTGCTGCTGGGGGTGGGCGCGGGCATGGTGTGGTCGGCGGTGGTCAAGCTGGAGAACCCGCAAGCCGTGCCGCAGGTGCATGTGATCGCCCTGTGGGTGGCGGGGGCCGCGCTGGTGGGCAAGGAGCTGCTGTTTCGCTACATGCTGGCCGTGGCCAAGCGCGTCAAGTCGGGCATGCTGGTGGCCAACGCCTGGCATGCGCGCTCGGATGCGGCTTCGTCGCTGGTGGTGGGCATCGGCATTGCGGGCAACCTGGCCGGCTACCCCATCCTGGACCCCATTGCAGCACTCATCGTCGGCTTCATGGTGGCCAAGATGGGCTGGGAGTTTGGCTGGGACGCCTTGCACGACCTGATGGACCGCTCGGTGGACGAGCAGGAGGTGCAGGCCATCCGCCAGACGCTGCTCGAAACCCCTGGCGTGAGCGGTGTGCACGATGTGCGCACGCGCAAGATGGGCGACATGATCGTGGTGGATGCGCACCTGGAGGTGAACGCCGCGCTCACGGTGGAAGCGGGCCACGACATCGCCGTGCAGGCCCGCCAGCGCGTGCTGCAACGCCACCGCGTGCTCAACCTCATGACCCATGTGGACCCGTGGCGCAAGCCTGACCTGGACCATGCCGCGCAGCCCGCGCGCGGCGGTGGCGCTGCGTAACTGCCACAGGCAATCAGGCGATCAGGCAATCAGGCAATCAGGCAATCAGGCGGTGCCGAGCTGCCCGCCGCACCAGTTCCAGCCAGGCCAGGCACAGCGCCAGCAGGCCAGCGGCCACCACCACGCCTGGGGTGCCGGGCAGCGCCAGCCCCATGAGTGTGCGCAGCCAGGGAATGCCCAGCACCGCCGCCAGCAACACCACCATCGCGGCGGCAATGCGCCACAGCCAGGGGTTGGGTGTGGTGATGCTTTGCAGCGCAGTGCGCGACAGGTCGCGGTTGGCCAGAATCAGCAGCATGACGCACAGCACCAGCGTGCCAAACACCACGGTGCGGCTTTGCGCGCTGCCCCAGCCCTGGCCAGCCAGCCAGTACTGACCGCCCAACAGCAGGGCGGCCATGCCCAGGCCCTGCAGCACCGAGGACACCAGGGGGCCGATGGCAAAGGGCGAGTCGGAAACCGGCCGTGGCGGCCGCTCCATGCTGGCGCTGTCTTCGGGCTCGGCCTCCAGCACGACGGCGCAGGTGGGGTCGATCAGCAACTGCAGCAGCACGATATGCACCGGCATCAGCAGCGTGGGCCATTTCAGCAGCGTGGGCACCAGCACCAGCGCAATGATGGGGGCGTGCACCGCAAAGGTGAAGCGAATGGCCTTGCGGATGTTGCCGTCGATGCGCCGCCCCTGGCGGATGGCGGCGACGATGCGGGCAAAGCTGTCGTCCAGCAGCACCAGCGCGGCGGCCTCGCGCGCCACGTCGGTGCCGCGCTCGCCCATGGCAATGCCCACGTCGGCGGCCTTGAGGGCGGGCGCATCGTTCACGCCGTCGCCCGTCATGGCCACCACCTCGCCACTGGCGCGCAGCAGTTGCACCAGGCGCAGCTTGTGCTGGGGCTGCAGGCGCGCGCACAGGTCCACATGGCGCAGTCGTTCTGTCAGGGCAGCGTCGTCCAGCGCCTGCAGCTGCGCGCCGGTGATGACGTCGGGGCGGTCTGAGAGGCCCACCTGCTGCGCGATGGCGCGGGCCGTGGCGGGGTGATCGCCAGTCATCATGATCACGCGCACGCCCGCGCGCCGGCATTCGGCCAGCGCGGCAGGCACCTCGGGGCGCGGCGGGTCGGCCAGCGCCACCAGGCCCAGAAAATCAAAGTCGAAGTCGTGCTGGCTCTGCGGCCAGGGCGGGCTCTGGCTGGCGGCCGGGGCCACGCCCTTCCAGCGGCCGCGCGCCACACCCAGCACGCGCAGGCCGCGCTCGGCCATGGCCTCCACCTGGCGGCGGATGGCATCGCGCCGCGCTGCATCCAGGTGGCACAGGTCGGCCACGGCCTCGGGCGCGCCCTTGGTGGCCAGCAGGTGCATGTTGGGCTCATCGCTGGCAAAAACGCGCGTCATGGCCAGAATCTCGCCCGACAGGGCGTATTCAAACTCGGGCTCGCGCCCGTCATGCACATGCTCGGTGCCCTGCAGCCACTGGTGGCCAAAATGCTGGATGGCCTTTTCCATGGGGTCGAACGGGTCGCCCGGCGTGGCCAGCATGGCGAACTCGGTCAGCAGGTGGAAGTGCTCGGGCAAGTCGCTGGCGCCTTCGGGGTCGAAATGCTGGTCGGCGGTGGCAAGCCCGGCCACTGCCATGCGGTTCAGGGTGAGCGTGCCCGTCTTGTCCACCGCCAGCACGGTGATGGCGCCCAGTGCCTCGACGGCGGTGACGCGCCGCGTCAGCACCTTCTGGTGTGCAATGCGCCAGGCCCCCAGCGCCAGAAACACGGTCAGGATGACCGGAATCTCCTCGGGCAGGATGGCCATGGCCAACGCAATGCCCGACAGCAGGCTGTCGAGCAGCGGGCGGCCGTTCCACCACCAGCCCAGCAGCACCTGCGCCAGCGCCAGCACGACGGCGGCCGTGCCCAGCGTGCGCACCAGCCGGCGCGAGCCCTGTTGCAGCGCAGAAGGCGGCTCGGTGGTTGCCGCCAGATCGGCGCCGATGCGCCCCACGGCCGTGTGGGCCGCCGTGGCGCACACCTCGGCCACACCCACGCCACGCGTGACCACGGTGCTGGCGTAGATAGCCGCCATGCTTGCCGGCGGCTGCTCGTTGGGTGCTGCGGGCAGTTTGGCCACGGGCACGGCTTCGCCGGTGAGCAGGGATTCGTCCACTTCGAGTTGGCCGTCGAGCAGCAACGCGTCGGCGGCAATGCGGTCGCCCTCGTGCAGCACCAGCAGGTCGCCGCGCACCACGTCGCGCCCGGCAATGCGCTGCTCCTGGCCGTCGCGAATCACCAGCGCGCGCGGGGCCGACAGGTCGCGCAGCGATTCGAGCGCGCGCTGCGTTTTGCGCTCTTGCGCCAGCGTGATGCCGATGACCACGAACACAAAGCCCAGCAAAAACAGCGCCTCGGCGCGGTCGCCCAGCGCCAGGTAGATGCCGCCAGCTGCCAGCAGCATGAGAAACATGGGTTCGGTGAGCACATCGCGCACGATGGCGAGCATGGATTTGGGTGCGCTGCCGGGCAGCAGGTTGGGGCCTTCGGCGCTCAGGCGGCGGGCCGCCTCGGCGGTGCTCAAGCCTGGTGGCATGGACGCTGCGCGGGGCGGTGGGGCTGGATTGGTGGGCATCGCAATCTTCCTCATGGGTTAATAGGCCATGGTGGGCCGCCGGTTCCCTTCGTAGCAGGGCCTGCCGCCAGTGTAGGGATGCGAGATGGCGCTGGGCTTGCGGTTTTGGTGGTTGGAATGAAATAGGCTGTTAGCGCTTATGTAGCAAGCGCTAGCAGCTATTGTTTTAATAGTGACGTGGTGCATCTTCACGCCGATGGCGTTGCACAATGCGAGCACCGTACCGCTGAGGAAACACGATGCGCCCGTCCGTTCGCGAAGATTCCGCTGCCGACCCGGCCACCACCGCCATCACCGCACGCGGCACGATCCATCCCGATGTGCTCAGGCTGGGCCTGGTGAGTTTTTTGACCGACCTGAGCTCCGAGATGATCTTCTCGGTGTTTGCCGTGTTCTTCACCACGGTGGCCGGTGCCTCGACGGCGTTGCTGGGGTTGATCGAGGGCCTGGCAGATTTTTCGGCGTCTTCCCTCAATTACCTGGCCGGCTGGCTTTCAGACCGCAGTGGCCGGCGCAAGTGGTTTGCCACGGCGGGCTACGGCTTTTCGACACTGGCCAAGCTGATCTTGCTGGTGTCGTCGTCCATCGTGGGGTTGTCGGTCTTTCGCGTCATCGAGCGGCTGGGCAAGGGCTTTCGCGGCCCGCCGCGCGATGCCTGGCTGTCGTCGATGGCCGCCAAGGAGTCGCGTGGCTATGCGTTTGGCGTGCACAAGGCCCTGGACAAGGCGGGCGCCGTGCTGGGCCCGCTGGTGGCTTATGCGGTGCTCCAATCGCTGGGCGAATCGGCCAGCACCTACAGCCTGCTGTTTCTGGTGGCCTTTGTGCCGGCGGTGGTGGCCGTGGTGGTGCTCACGCGCATCCCCGACCAGCGCGGCCAGCCCCATGCGCGCGAGAGCGTGCGGCAGAACTGGCAGCAGCTCAGCCCGGCGTTCAAGCGTTTTCTGGTGCCGGCAGGGGTGTTTGCGCTGGCGTATTTCAGCCTGGGCTTTGTCTTGCTCAAGGCCCATGCCGTGGGCTTTGGCATGACCGACATCGTGCTGCTGTATGCGCTGTTCAATGCCATCTGCGTGGTGGCGGCGCCGCTGGTGGGGCGGCTGGGCGACAGGGTGGGGCGCAGCCGCATCGTGGTGCTGGGCTATGCGCTGTATGCGGCCCTCAATGTGTGGCTGGTGCTGGCGGCCAGCCGCGGGGAAATGGTGGGCATTTTTTGCCTGTATGGCGTGTTCTATGCCATCGAAGAGTCGCAAAGCAAGGCCTTCATCGCCGACCTGGAGCCCGAGCGCCGCGCCACGGCCATGGGCGTCTACAACTTCGTCACGGGTGGCTTGTACCTGCCCGCATCGCTGATGGCGGGCGCGCTGTGGGCGGTGGCGCCAGCCCTGGCTTTCGGGTTGGCCGCGGTGCTGTCGGTGGCGGCCATGGTGGTGTTTATTGCGTCGAAGCCCGCCGCAGTCGGGGGGCGCTGATCGCAGCGGCAACTTACATTTGGGCCATGGACAAACCACACACCTTTCACCGCAGCGACCTGGTGCGCATTGCCATTGATGCCATGAAGGAGCGCGGCCTGGAGCCCGAGTTTCCGCCGCGCGCCCTGCAGCAGCTGCAGACCATCGACGCCGCCGCGCAGGACGACGACCCGCGCATCCGCGACATGACGGCGCTGCCCTGGTGCTCGATCGACAACGACGACTCGCGCGACCTCGACCAGCTCACGGCCTGCGGCCCCTTGGGCCATGGTGCCGTGAAGATTTTTGTGGCCGTGGCCGATGTGGACGCCCTGGTCAAAAAGAACTCGGCCATCGACCAGCACGCGCACACCAACACCACGTCGGTCTATACCTCGGCGCGGGTGTTTCCGATGTTGCCCGAGCGCTTGTCCACCGACCTCACCTCGCTGAACCCCGGCCAGGAGCGCATCGCCATCGTGACCGAAATGGTGGTGGATGCCGAGGGCGTCGTCACCCATTCCACCGTGCACCGTGCGCGGGTGCGCAACCAGGCCCAGCTGGCTTATGACGCGGTGGCCGCGTGGATCGACGGCGCGGGTGACCTGCCCGAGGCCGCGCGCGCGGTGCCCGGCATGGACGAGCAGCTGCGCACCCAGGATGCGGTGGCCCAGCGCATGCGCGCGCGCCGGCGCGAGCAGGGCTCGCTCGATCTGGAGACCTTCCAGCCGCGCGCGGTGTTCGACGGCGACCGCGTGGTGGACATTCGCCAGCAAGCGCAGAACCGGGCGCGCCAGCTCATCGAAGAATTCATGATCGCCACCAACACCTGCACCGCGCAGTTTCTGGCGCAGCATGGCGGCAGCGCCTTGCGGCGGGTGGTGCGCTCGCCCGAGCGCTGGCTGCGCATCGTGGAAGTGGCCAGCAAGTATGGCGAGGCGCTGCCCAAAGAGCCCGATTCGCGCGCGCTCGAGGGCTTTCTGGCGCGCCAGCGCAAGGCCGATCCGCTGCGCTTTCCCGATCTGTCGCTGGTCATCGTCAAGCTGATGGGGTCGGGCGAGTATGTGGTGGAGCACGCGCGGGGCGAGCCCATCGGCCACTTCGGCCTGGCCGTGCGCGACTACACGCATTCCACGGCGCCCAACCGCCGTTACCCTGATCTGGTGAGCCTGCGCATGGTCAAGGCGCTGCTGTCGGGCGAGCGTGCGCCCTATGGCCTGGCCGAACTGACCACGCTGGCCGAGCATTGCACCCACCAGGAAGACGCGGCCCAAAAGGTGGAGCGCAGCGTGCGCAAATCCGAGGCAGCGCTGTTCATGCAGGGGTTGATCGGCCAGCGGTTTGACGCCATCGTCACCGGCCGCAGCGAAAGCGCCACCTGGGTGCGCATCTTCACGCCGCCGGCCGAGGGCCTGCTGGTGGCGGGGGATTTCAACCTCGACGTGGGGGCGAAAATCCGCGTGAAGCTGGTCAGCACGAACGTGGAGCGCGGTTTCATCGATTTCGAGCAGGCGCGCTGAACAGCCGCACCGACTTCGCAGCCAACCCGGGCCCCGTCTGCACAAGGAACACCCATGAACGAACCCTCACCCGCTCACTCGCCACCCGCACCGGATGCCCTGGCCGCCCAGGCCGACATCCGCGCCCGTTTCCGCCACCTGCGCGCCGGTGCGGGGCTGCAAGGGGCTGTCACGGTGCTGCACATCGGCGCCGAACACACCGCCGTTGCCACGGGGCCGGGCGATGAGGCCGCTGCCTGGCTGGTGCTGGACATTGGCGCGCAGAAAACGGCGCGGCAATTTTTCAAGCGCAGCCCGCCCACGCCGCTGGAGATGGAAAACGCCATTGCCACCGTCGAAGACGAGGTGATCCGGGCGGTGCCCATGCTGGCGCCGGGCTCGGCCTTGCTGTGTGCCGACGCGGTGGTGCGCGAGATGGCCCTGCTGGCGGGTGTGGCGCCCGGTGAATCGATGGCAATGCCGCTCGATGCCATGGAACGGGTGTTTGAGCGCCTGGCCGCCGTGGCCGAAGGGCGCCCGGTTGCGCGCGAGGGCTTGCCACAAGGCGCCGACTTCGCTGCCGCGCTGCTGATCCTGCGCGAGTTCATGCACCACCTGCGGTTCGGGTCCATCACCGTGCTGCGCTGAGAGGCTGAGTTCGTGAACAGGTTCTTGGCGCAATCCACCACTTGGAATGAGCGACTTGAGAAACCAGTCAATAATTAGATAAAAATGGCTGTTTGCGCTTTACCAGTATGCGCATGCAGCTATTGTTTTTGTAGCTTGCTCGCACCCGTATGGGTGCATTGCTTTCCCGTCAGAATCCGCCCATGACCTATTGCCTGCTTCAATCACGGCGTTCCTTGTTGCCCTTGCTATGGGTTGCCGCACTGGGCGCAACCGCCCTGGTTGCCACGCCGGCCCGCGCTGCTCCTGAAACGCCGGCCATGGCCGCCAGCGCCATGGCGCCCCGCGTGCTGGCCTGCACCACCTGCCACGGCAAGGAAGGCCGCGCTACGCCAGACGGTTACTTTCCGCGCATCGCGGGCAAGCCGGCGGGCTACCTGTACAACCAGCTGCTCAATTTTCGGGACGGGCGGCGCAGCTACCCGCAGATGGGCTACCTCATCGAGCACCTCACGGACGACTATCTGCGCGAGATCGCCACCCACTTTGCCGCGCTGCAGGTGCCCTATGCGCCGCCCCCGGCGCCCCAGGCCGCGCCGCAGGTGTTGGAGCGCGGGCGCCAGCTGGTGCAGCAGGGCGATGCGGCGCGCCGGCTGCCCGCCTGCGTGCAGTGCCACGGCCAGGCAATGACGGGGCTGCAGCCGTCGATTCCCGGCTTGCTGGGCCTGCCGCGCGACTACCTCAACAGCCAGCTCGGGGCCTGGCAAACCGGCCAGCGCCGCGCGCAGGCGCCCGATTGCATGGCCGATATTGCGCGCCAGCTTTCGCCCGCGGAGGTGAGTGCGGTATCGGCCTGGCTGGCGGCCCAGCCGGTGCCGGGGGATGGCAAGCCCGCCGACCGGCTGGCAGCGGCCATGCCCGTGCGCTGCGGTGGTGTCGATGGTGTGCCGGTGGTGGACGCGGCGGCGCGTTGAAGGGGAACACCATGAAACGCATCCTCTGGACGATCTCTTCCACCATGGCCGCCCTGGGCTTGGGCGCCGCCGCCGTGGTGGCGCTGAACCTGCGCGGCGAAGCGCCGTTGACCGCCGGCGAAACCCCGCAAAGCACGCCCGAACTGGTGGCCCGTGGCGAATACCTGGCGCGCGTGGGCAACTGCATGGCCTGCCACACCGTGCAGGGCGGCGCGCCCTATGCGGGCGGGCGCGGCATCGACACGCCGTTTGGCGTCATCCACACCTCCAACCTCACGCCCGACAAGGCCACGGGCATCGGCAACTGGTCGGCCGCCGAGTTCTGGCGCGCGCTGCACAACGGCCGCTCCAAAGACGGGCGCCTGCTGTACCCGGCGTTTCCCTACCCCAATTACACGCAGGTGACGCGCGAGGATTCCGACGCCATCTATGCCTATCTGCAAAGCCTGCCCGCCGTGGCGCAGGCCAACCGGCCGCACGCGCTGCGCTTTCCCTACAGCACGCAGGCGGCCCTGGGCGTGTGGCGGGCGTTGTTTTTTACCGCCGGGCCGCCCCCAGCTGAAAAAGCGGCCCCCTTGGGGGGCGGCGACCCGCAAAGCGGCGGAGCGAGGGGGGCCACGCTTGCGCCCGGCGCGCCACCGGCCGAGCCCACGCAGTTGGCGCAATGGAACCGGGGTGCCTATCTGGTCAACGGCCTGGGCCACTGCGCCGCCTGCCACACACCGCGCAATGCGCTGGGCGCCAGCAACCCCGCGCAGGCTTTCAGCGGCGGGCTGATTCCGGTGCAAAACTGGTATGCGCCGGCACTCAATGCCGCTGCCGAGGCGGGCGTGGCGCACTGGCCTGTCGAAGACGTGGTGGCCCTGCTCAAAACCGGCGTGGCGCCGCAGGGCTCGGTCACCGGGCCCATGGCCGAGGTGGTGTTTCGCAGCACGCAGTATTTGAGCGATGCCGACGCCCAGGCGATGGCCGTGTATCTGCGGGCGCTGCCGCAGCAGGCCCCCGCCGCCACGGCGGTGGCCAAACCAGCGGACGCCACGCTGGAGCGCGGTGCGAAGGTGTATGAGCAGCATTGCGCGCAGTGCCATGGCGACAAGGGCGAGGGTCAACCGGGTGCGTTCCCGGCCCTGGCCGGCAACCGCGCCGTGATGCTGCAAGACCCCACCAACCTCGTGCGCATGGTGCTGCAGGGCGGCTATCTGCCGGCCACGGCGGGCAACCCGCGCCCGCACGGCATGCCGCCCTTCATGCAGGTGCTGGGCGACGAGGACGTGGCGGCGGTCAGCACCTTTGTGCGCAATGCCTGGGGCAACCAGGCGAGCGCAGTGGGTACCATTGGCGTTTACCGTGCCCGGGAGCGGCGCGGGTCTTGAAGGAGAACCCCCCGATGCAGAGCCCGGCCGCGTTGCCAGAAATCCACCCAGCGGCCCCTGGCAGCGGCTGGTGGGCGGTGTGCCTGTGCGCCGGCTGGTGCGGCACCTGTCGCGACTACCAGCCCCTGTTTGACGAGTTGGCGCGTGCGCACCCCGGCGTGCGTTTTGAGTGGGTGGACATCGAGGACGAATCCGAAATCGCGGGCGATCTGGACGTGGAGACCTTCCCCACGCTGCTGATTGCCGACGGCCGCCGGGCCTTGTTCCTGGGGCCGCTGCTGCCGCAGGCGCCTGTGCTGGCCAGGCTGTTGACCAGCCTGCAGGCCGGTGCACCAAGCGCCGCCGGGGCAGGGGGCGAGGCCCAGGAACTGTTTGAGCGCGTGCGCGCCGCGCGCGGGGCCTAGTCGCCGGGTCTTGTGGCACCTGTTGGCACCAGTGTGCGCGCGCAGGCGCGGAGCGGAAGCGATGCGTGTTGCGGGCTCGGTGGGTGTTTTTACTCCTGTTTTTATAGCTGCAGGCGCTTATTCATAAAGCGCTAGAGGCACTTTTTACTTGGTTTTCCTATGGTGCGCTCTTCGTGGTTTGATCTTCGTTCGTTGCAGGCGCAGTGCGACAAGGGCGCCTGGTCGCGTGGCATGGGGCTTTATCGCAACGCGGACGTGCTCCACGTCGATATCGAACCCGATGGCGATGGCCGCTGGCTGATGGATGGCGAGGTGCAGGGCAGCCTGTTCGACCCCTATGAGGTGTCGGTGGAACTGGTCATCGCGCCCAATGGCCAGGTCAAGCAATGGTCGGGTGACTGCAGTTGCCCCGTGGGCGTGGATTGCAAGCATGCAGTGGCGCTGACGCTGGCAGCGGCGCACGAAAACCCGGCGCTGGAGCAACCCCCTGCGCCCTCCGCCGATGGACTCAAAGCGCTGCAGCAGCGCAAGGAAGCCCTGGCGCGCGCAGAGGCCGAAGCCCGGCTGGTGCACTGGTTGCACGACTGGGACAGCGCCTCGGGCGTGCCAGCCACGCCAGCCCCGGGAGCCAGGCCGGATCGGCCCGAACAGTATCTGTACCTGCTCTCCACCGTGACGCTGCCGCGCGCCACCGCGCCGCAAATGCAGCTGGAGGCCGTGGTGTCTTACCCCAAAGTCACCGGCGGCTGGGCCAAGCCCAAGCCGATTCGCACGCAGCCTGGCCCGGGGCAGGCCGTGTATGACCGCGCCAGCGATGCCGACCACCAGGTGCTGCAACTGCTGCGGGCCATGCCGCGCAACCTGGGTTACTACTCGGCCTATAGCCTTGCGCCATCGGGGGTGCTGGAGGGCGCGGCGGGCGTTCTCGCGCTGCAGCAGGCGGCCAGCACCGGCCGCCTGTTTGCCGACGTGGGGGGCTCCACCGTGGGCGCGCCGCTGCGCTGGGGCGAGCCGCTGCCCATCACCTGGGCATGGCGCGAGTCCACGCCAGCCGCAGGGGG from Acidovorax sp. T1 includes the following:
- a CDS encoding MFS transporter → MRPSVREDSAADPATTAITARGTIHPDVLRLGLVSFLTDLSSEMIFSVFAVFFTTVAGASTALLGLIEGLADFSASSLNYLAGWLSDRSGRRKWFATAGYGFSTLAKLILLVSSSIVGLSVFRVIERLGKGFRGPPRDAWLSSMAAKESRGYAFGVHKALDKAGAVLGPLVAYAVLQSLGESASTYSLLFLVAFVPAVVAVVVLTRIPDQRGQPHARESVRQNWQQLSPAFKRFLVPAGVFALAYFSLGFVLLKAHAVGFGMTDIVLLYALFNAICVVAAPLVGRLGDRVGRSRIVVLGYALYAALNVWLVLAASRGEMVGIFCLYGVFYAIEESQSKAFIADLEPERRATAMGVYNFVTGGLYLPASLMAGALWAVAPALAFGLAAVLSVAAMVVFIASKPAAVGGR
- a CDS encoding c-type cytochrome, with the translated sequence MTYCLLQSRRSLLPLLWVAALGATALVATPARAAPETPAMAASAMAPRVLACTTCHGKEGRATPDGYFPRIAGKPAGYLYNQLLNFRDGRRSYPQMGYLIEHLTDDYLREIATHFAALQVPYAPPPAPQAAPQVLERGRQLVQQGDAARRLPACVQCHGQAMTGLQPSIPGLLGLPRDYLNSQLGAWQTGQRRAQAPDCMADIARQLSPAEVSAVSAWLAAQPVPGDGKPADRLAAAMPVRCGGVDGVPVVDAAAR
- a CDS encoding thioredoxin family protein, whose amino-acid sequence is MQSPAALPEIHPAAPGSGWWAVCLCAGWCGTCRDYQPLFDELARAHPGVRFEWVDIEDESEIAGDLDVETFPTLLIADGRRALFLGPLLPQAPVLARLLTSLQAGAPSAAGAGGEAQELFERVRAARGA
- a CDS encoding cation diffusion facilitator family transporter — its product is MNFNDFADDAEDTAHTPAQRAAAASRSTWVSVGVNLVLSTIQIVVGVLAKSQGLIADGIHSLSDLVADFVVLFANHHAQKDADEGHPYGHHRFETAASLVLGLLLLGVGAGMVWSAVVKLENPQAVPQVHVIALWVAGAALVGKELLFRYMLAVAKRVKSGMLVANAWHARSDAASSLVVGIGIAGNLAGYPILDPIAALIVGFMVAKMGWEFGWDALHDLMDRSVDEQEVQAIRQTLLETPGVSGVHDVRTRKMGDMIVVDAHLEVNAALTVEAGHDIAVQARQRVLQRHRVLNLMTHVDPWRKPDLDHAAQPARGGGAA
- a CDS encoding cytochrome c — protein: MKRILWTISSTMAALGLGAAAVVALNLRGEAPLTAGETPQSTPELVARGEYLARVGNCMACHTVQGGAPYAGGRGIDTPFGVIHTSNLTPDKATGIGNWSAAEFWRALHNGRSKDGRLLYPAFPYPNYTQVTREDSDAIYAYLQSLPAVAQANRPHALRFPYSTQAALGVWRALFFTAGPPPAEKAAPLGGGDPQSGGARGATLAPGAPPAEPTQLAQWNRGAYLVNGLGHCAACHTPRNALGASNPAQAFSGGLIPVQNWYAPALNAAAEAGVAHWPVEDVVALLKTGVAPQGSVTGPMAEVVFRSTQYLSDADAQAMAVYLRALPQQAPAATAVAKPADATLERGAKVYEQHCAQCHGDKGEGQPGAFPALAGNRAVMLQDPTNLVRMVLQGGYLPATAGNPRPHGMPPFMQVLGDEDVAAVSTFVRNAWGNQASAVGTIGVYRARERRGS
- a CDS encoding cation-translocating P-type ATPase; the encoded protein is MPTNPAPPPRAASMPPGLSTAEAARRLSAEGPNLLPGSAPKSMLAIVRDVLTEPMFLMLLAAGGIYLALGDRAEALFLLGFVFVVIGITLAQERKTQRALESLRDLSAPRALVIRDGQEQRIAGRDVVRGDLLVLHEGDRIAADALLLDGQLEVDESLLTGEAVPVAKLPAAPNEQPPASMAAIYASTVVTRGVGVAEVCATAAHTAVGRIGADLAATTEPPSALQQGSRRLVRTLGTAAVVLALAQVLLGWWWNGRPLLDSLLSGIALAMAILPEEIPVILTVFLALGAWRIAHQKVLTRRVTAVEALGAITVLAVDKTGTLTLNRMAVAGLATADQHFDPEGASDLPEHFHLLTEFAMLATPGDPFDPMEKAIQHFGHQWLQGTEHVHDGREPEFEYALSGEILAMTRVFASDEPNMHLLATKGAPEAVADLCHLDAARRDAIRRQVEAMAERGLRVLGVARGRWKGVAPAASQSPPWPQSQHDFDFDFLGLVALADPPRPEVPAALAECRRAGVRVIMMTGDHPATARAIAQQVGLSDRPDVITGAQLQALDDAALTERLRHVDLCARLQPQHKLRLVQLLRASGEVVAMTGDGVNDAPALKAADVGIAMGERGTDVAREAAALVLLDDSFARIVAAIRQGRRIDGNIRKAIRFTFAVHAPIIALVLVPTLLKWPTLLMPVHIVLLQLLIDPTCAVVLEAEPEDSASMERPPRPVSDSPFAIGPLVSSVLQGLGMAALLLGGQYWLAGQGWGSAQSRTVVFGTLVLCVMLLILANRDLSRTALQSITTPNPWLWRIAAAMVVLLAAVLGIPWLRTLMGLALPGTPGVVVAAGLLALCLAWLELVRRAARHRLIA
- a CDS encoding DMT family transporter, giving the protein MFDIHGPALRGGAVALLAAVLFGVSTPLVQHLGAGLGAFSTAALLYAGAAGMGAVLRKPVQQEARLRRADASRLLAMAGLGAVLGPVALAWGLQRTSGSSASLMLTLEALFTALLAWRLYHETMDRRVWAAMLLLLAGGVALVVDQGRLGGVELAGLLAVLLATMAWGADNTLSRALAERDPAQVVLVKAALGACATALLAWGLGEPLPTAAAAWGLVAVGATGYGLSLRCYLLAQRAFGAARTGSVFAFAPFIGAVLAFAMGDRSAGGLVVVGGLLMVAGVVLHLAETHEHPHDHDALEHEHAHRHDDGHHNHRHDPMPQGSHSHGHQHGPQTHTHAHVPDAHHTHRH
- a CDS encoding RNB domain-containing ribonuclease: MDKPHTFHRSDLVRIAIDAMKERGLEPEFPPRALQQLQTIDAAAQDDDPRIRDMTALPWCSIDNDDSRDLDQLTACGPLGHGAVKIFVAVADVDALVKKNSAIDQHAHTNTTSVYTSARVFPMLPERLSTDLTSLNPGQERIAIVTEMVVDAEGVVTHSTVHRARVRNQAQLAYDAVAAWIDGAGDLPEAARAVPGMDEQLRTQDAVAQRMRARRREQGSLDLETFQPRAVFDGDRVVDIRQQAQNRARQLIEEFMIATNTCTAQFLAQHGGSALRRVVRSPERWLRIVEVASKYGEALPKEPDSRALEGFLARQRKADPLRFPDLSLVIVKLMGSGEYVVEHARGEPIGHFGLAVRDYTHSTAPNRRYPDLVSLRMVKALLSGERAPYGLAELTTLAEHCTHQEDAAQKVERSVRKSEAALFMQGLIGQRFDAIVTGRSESATWVRIFTPPAEGLLVAGDFNLDVGAKIRVKLVSTNVERGFIDFEQAR